A window of the Citrus sinensis cultivar Valencia sweet orange chromosome 9, DVS_A1.0, whole genome shotgun sequence genome harbors these coding sequences:
- the LOC102624560 gene encoding disease resistance protein RPV1-like → MASSSSSINMNPQIKYDVFLSFRGKDVRHNFISHLNAALCRKKIVTFIDDKLNRGNEISPSLLSAIEGSKISIVIFSKWYASSRWCLNELVKILESKNKYGQIVVPVFYLVDPSDVRNQTGTFGDSFSKLEERFKEKIDMLQTWRIAMREAANLSGFDSHGIRSESVLVEGIVNDILKKLNDLFPSDNKDQLVGVESIIKEIESLLLTGSTEFNTVGIWGIGGIGKTTIASAIYSNISSHFEGSYFMQNIREESEASRLAGFRRELLSTLLDDGDMKIDIPNIGLNFQRRRLSRMKVLIVFDDVTCIQQIELLIGGLDRLDCFMPGSRIIITTRDAQLLKNLPGSRVGHVFEVKVLSYNDSLTLFSRNAFGQNHPAAGYLELSNIVIKYAKGVPLALKVLGRYLFGRSEEEWENAIEKLKRIPHMDIQKVLKVSYDGLDDEEQNIFLDIACFFKGQHRDFVMNFLDACGLSAKIGICDLVDKSLVIISNNKITMHDLLQEMGREIVRQESIKDSGKRSRLWHHEDIDQVLSKNTGSEIIEDISLDMSQVKEIRFNPSTFTKMPRLRFFKFYNSISRENRCKVHHSRCLKSLSNELRYFRWDGYPLKSLPSKNFPEHLVSLQMPYSNIEQLWNGVQNLAALKSLNLRHCKQLTRIPDLSLALSLDSLELTGCTSLIEIHSSIQHLNKLVTLNLEDCNSLKSLPTGIDLVSLKTLSLANCSNFKRFPEISCNIEVLYLQGSAIEELPSSIGNLSRLVTLELQNCSRLKSVSSSLCNLKSLRSLYLSGCLKLEKLPEETEINLDSLEVLNLRGCSNLKKFPEISCNIEDLDLRETAIEELPSSIGNLSRLVNLDLTNCSRLKSVSSSLCNLKSLRYLFLSGCLKLEKLPEEIGNLESLEIMSARETAVSQVPPSIACLNRVWSLCFERCKGRLPTMGLKLPIFFQLQNLEELSLVDCGITELPESLGQSPSLKHLNLAENNFEKIPSSIKQLSKLLILTLQNCKRLQSLPELPRCSRICARHCTSLETLSNLSTLFTRSSELWQEFDFSNCFKLNRNEVGEIVEGALKKIHVMATWWKQQDPEDDHNPPRGCVSYPGSEIPEWFSYQSMGSSVTLELPPGWFNNNFVGFALCAIVPDHHGITRGFNVRCILKTKDDVAVCSLYVWNHLGVNPSIESDHVLLGYDFSLSSDSLGGSNNEFCIQFNIQHYEGPGIEGFDVKKCGAHLIYAQDPSKRLRSEVEDYQVLHPKRLKYP, encoded by the exons AtggcttcttcttcatcatcgaTCAATATGAATCCTCAGATAAAGTATGATGTTTTCCTTAGTTTCAGAGGCAAGGATGTTCGCCACAACTTTATCAGCCATCTCAATGCAGCTTTGTGCCGGAAAAAGATTGTAACTTTCATCGATGACAAACTTAATAGAGGAAATGAAATTTCTCCTTCACTTTTGAGTGCAATTGAAGGATCAAAGATTTCGATTGTCATTTTCTCGAAATGGTATGCTTCTTCCAGATGGTGCTTGAATGAACTTGTGAAGATCCTCGAAAGCAAGAACAAGTATGGGCAGATTGTAGTCCCAGTTTTCTACCTCGTTGATCCATCAGATGTAAGAAACCAAACTGGAACTTTTGGGGATTCATTTTCGAAGCTTGAAGAACGATTTAAGGAGAAGATAGATATGTTGCAAACATGGAGGATTGCTATGAGGGAGGCGGCCAATCTATCCGGCTTTGATTCTCATGGCATTAG GTCCGAATCTGTACTTGTAGAGGGAATTGTGAATGACATTTTAAAGAAACTGAATGATTTATTTCCAAGTGATAACAAAGACCAGCTGGTGGGAGTAGAATCAATCATCAAGGAAATTGAATCACTCTTATTGACTGGGTCAACTGAATTTAACACTGTAGGCATTTGGGGCATTGGTGGTATAGGCAAGACCACAATTGCCAGTGCTATTTACAGTAACATCTCTAGTCATTTTGAAGGTTCTtattttatgcaaaatattagAGAAGAGTCAGAAGCTAGCAGATTGGCTGGTTTCCGACGAGAACTTCTTTCTACATTACTAGATGATGGAGATATGAAGATTGACATACCCAATATCGGCCTCAACTTTCAAAGAAGAAGGCTCAGTCGAATGAAGGTTCTAATTGTTTTTGATGATGTGACTTGTATACAACaaatagaattattaattgGTGGTCTTGATAGACTCGATTGCTTCATGCCTGGGAGTCGAATTATCATAACAACGAGAGATGCACAATTGCTCAAGAACCTTCCTGGGAGTCGAGTGGGTCATGTATTTGAGGTTAAGGTATTATCATACAATGATTCTCTTACCCTTTTCAGTCGAAATGCCTTTGGGCAAAACCATCCTGCTGCGGGTTATTTGGAGTTGTCAAATATAGTGATAAAATATGCGAAGGGTGTTCCATTAGCTCTTAAAGTTTTGGGACGCTATCTATTCGGAAGGAGTGAAGAAGAGTGGGAAAATGCAatagaaaaactaaaaagaattCCTCACATGGATATCCAAAAGGTGTTGAAAGTGAGTTATGATGGccttgatgatgaagagcaaaATATCTTTCTAGATATTGCATGTTTTTTTAAAGGACAACATCGAGATTTTGTTATGAATTTCCTAGATGCCTGTGGCCTTTCAGCGAAGATAGGAATATGTGATCTTGTTGATAAGTCCCTTGTGATTATATCAAACAACAAGATAACAATGCATGATTTGCTACAAGAAATGGGTAGGGAAATTGTGAGGCAAGAGTCCATTAAAGATTCAGGAAAACGCAGTCGATTGTGGCATCATGAAGACATCGATCAAGTTTTGAGCAAAAATACT GGGAGTGAGATAATTGAGGACATCTCCTTGGATATGTCTCAAGTTAAAGAGATACGCTTCAATCCTAGTACTTTCACAAAGATGCCCAGATTgagattcttcaaattttataactcAATCTCTAGAGAGAACAGATGTAAGGTGCATCATTCAAGATGCCTGAAATCCCTTTCCAATGAACTAAGGTATTTTCGTTGGGATGGATACCCTTTGAAATCATTGCCTTCAAAGAATTTTCCGGAACATCTTGTTTCACTTCAGATGCCTTATAGCAATATTGAACAGCTCTGGAATGGTGTCCAG AATCTTGCTGCGTTAAAGAGTCTAAATCTCAGACATTGCAAGCAATTGACCAGAATCCCAGACCTCTCACTGGCCTTAAGTCTTGACTCGTTGGAATTAACAGGCTGTACAAGTTTGATTGAGATTCACTCATCTATTCAACATCTCAACAAGCTTGTCACCCTTAATCTAGAAGATTGCAATAGTCTAAAGAGTCTTCCAACTGGAATTGATTTGGTTTCCCTTAAAACGCTTTCACTTGCAAATTGCTCAAATTTCAAGAGGTTTCCTGAGATCTCTTGTAACATAGAAGTGTTATATTTGCAAGGAAGCGCAATTGAAGAACTACCTTCATCGATTGGGAATCTATCCAGACTTGTTACATTGGAGCTTCAAAACTGTTCAAGGCTTAAGAGTGTCTCGAGCAGCCtctgtaatttaaaatcacTTCGGAGCCTTTATCTCTCTGGTTGCTTAAAACTTGAGAAATTGCCGGAGGaaactgaaattaatttggattCCCTTGAAGTGCTAAATCTTCGAGGGTGCTCAAATTTGAAGAAGTTTCCTGAGATCTCTTGTAATATAGAAGACTTAGATCTAAGGGAAACTGCAATTGAAGAACTGCCTTCATCGATTGGGAATCTATCCAGACTTGTTAATTTGGACCTTACAAACTGTTCAAGGCTTAAGAGTGTCTCGAGCAGCCtctgtaatttaaaatcacTTCGGTACCTTTTTCTCTCTGGTTGCTTAAAACTTGAGAAATTGCCAGAGGAAATTGGAAATTTAGAATCTCTGGAAATTATGTCGGCCAGAGAAACTGCTGTAAGCCAAGTACCGCCGTCCATTGCTTGTTTGAACAGGGTTTGGTCGTTATGTTTTGAAAGATGCAAGGGTCGTCTGCCAACAATGGGTTTGAAATTGcctattttctttcaattacaGAATCTGGAGGAACTGTCTCTCGTAGATTGCGGCATCACAGAATTACCTGAAAGTCTTGGCCAGTCGCCCTCTTTAAAACATTTGAATCTAGCAGAAaacaattttgagaaaataccTTCAAGCATCAAACAGCTATCTAAGTTGTTGATCCTCACACTACAAAATTGTAAGAGGCTTCAATCCTTACCAGAACTTCCACGCTGTAGCAGAATATGTGCCCGTCACTGCACATCACTGGAAACATTATCAAATTTATCGACATTATTCACACGTTCGTCAGAGCTTtggcaggaatttgactttaGCAATTGTTTCAAATTGAACCGGAACGAGGTTGGAGAAATTGTTGAAGGAGCTCTAAAGAAAATTCACGTTATGGCAACATGGTGGAAACAACAAGATCCG GAAGATGATCATAACCCTCCTCGGGGTTGTGTCAGTTACCCCGGAAGTGAAATTCCAGAGTGGTTTAGCTATCAAAGTATGGGATCTTCTGTAACTCTTGAGCTGCCGCCAGGTTGGTTCAACAATAACTTTGTTGGCTTTGCTCTGTGCGCTATTGTTCCAGATCATCATGGCATCACACGGGGTTTTAATGTTCGATGCATACTCAAAACCAAAGACGATGTTGCAGTTTGTTCCCTTTATGTATGGAATCATTTAGGAGTAAATCCGTCTATCGAGTCAGATCACGTGCTTTTGGGGTATGATTTCTCTCTGTCTTCAGATAGTCTCGGTGGTTCCAATAACGAGTTCTGTATCCAATTCAATATTCAGCATTACGAGGGCCCAGGCATAGAGGGTTTTGATGTGAAAAAATGTGGAGCTCATTTAATATACGCCCAAGATCCCAGCAAAAGGTTGAGATCTGAGGTGGAAGATTATCAGGTGCTACACCCCAAAAGACTGAAATATCCTTAA
- the LOC102622516 gene encoding uncharacterized protein LOC102622516 isoform X2 translates to MEKHKGGITDFFNHDGLSEAVVLHDEDKQLSEVIADRDYAPKEKVWITYGKFPNSTLLLDFGFSLPYNSHNEGAALSFKYYQYCFSSMNESVVLPSYELS, encoded by the exons ATGGAGAAGCACAAGGGGGGAATCACTG atttttttaatcacgATGGGCTTTCAGAAGCAGTTGTGTTGCATGATGAGGATAAACAATTGTCAGAG GTTATTGCTGATCGAGATTATGCTCCTAAAGAAAAG GTATGGATAACATATGGAAAATTCCCAAATTCAACCTTGCTATTGGATTTCGGTTTTTCCCTTCCATACAACAGCCACAATGAA GGTGCAGCTCTCAGTTTCAAGTACTACCAATATTGTTTCTCTTCCATGAACGAATCTGTAGTTTTACCCAGCTATGAACTGAGTTAG
- the LOC102622516 gene encoding uncharacterized protein LOC102622516 isoform X1: protein MEKHKGGITDFFNHDGLSEAVVLHDEDKQLSEVIADRDYAPKEKVWITYGKFPNSTLLLDFGFSLPYNSHNEVSFEFQFCVGSCLQKEWLLYKPDGFACKLYLSTNVIWVQLSVSSTTNIVSLP, encoded by the exons ATGGAGAAGCACAAGGGGGGAATCACTG atttttttaatcacgATGGGCTTTCAGAAGCAGTTGTGTTGCATGATGAGGATAAACAATTGTCAGAG GTTATTGCTGATCGAGATTATGCTCCTAAAGAAAAG GTATGGATAACATATGGAAAATTCCCAAATTCAACCTTGCTATTGGATTTCGGTTTTTCCCTTCCATACAACAGCCACAATGAAGTTAGTTTTGAGTTTCAGTTTTGTGTTGGTTCTTGTTTGCAAAAGGAATGGTTATTATACAAACCGGATGGTTTTGCTTGCAAGCTATACTTATCTACCAATGTTATCTG GGTGCAGCTCTCAGTTTCAAGTACTACCAATATTGTTTCTCTTCCATGA